One genomic segment of Natrialbaceae archaeon AArc-T1-2 includes these proteins:
- a CDS encoding TIGR04024 family LLM class F420-dependent oxidoreductase, whose protein sequence is MTDRTLHLPVAAQPRVETLLEYAVRGEDCGYERVWLPETWGRDAVSVLTRVATETDEIGLGPSICNVYSRSPALLAQTATTLQEIADGRLRVGIGPSGPAVIEGWHGDDFDRPLRRTRECLEVMRAVMSGETVDYNGELFTLGGFRLRCDPPDEPVPIDVAGMGPTAVELAGRFADGWHATVFTPDGLRDRLEDLRRGATLGDRDPDDVRTTLSVTACALEDGERARELVAGHVAFYVGAMGTYYRESLARQGYEDVATEIATAWGSGDRQRASALAAELLDELGAAGTPDRAREQLARFEAVDGLDAIAVSFPRGASSEEVRTTIEALAP, encoded by the coding sequence ATGACAGACAGAACGCTTCACCTCCCCGTCGCCGCACAGCCACGCGTCGAGACGCTTCTCGAGTACGCCGTCCGTGGCGAAGACTGTGGCTACGAGCGCGTCTGGCTCCCCGAGACCTGGGGTCGTGACGCCGTCTCCGTCCTGACGCGCGTGGCCACCGAAACCGACGAGATCGGCCTCGGGCCGAGCATCTGTAACGTCTACTCGCGCTCGCCGGCGTTGCTCGCCCAGACTGCGACCACGCTGCAAGAGATCGCCGACGGACGCCTGCGCGTCGGCATCGGCCCCAGCGGCCCCGCCGTGATCGAGGGCTGGCACGGGGACGACTTCGACCGCCCACTGCGTCGCACCCGCGAGTGTCTCGAGGTCATGCGGGCGGTCATGAGCGGCGAGACCGTCGACTACAACGGCGAGCTCTTCACGCTCGGTGGCTTCCGGTTGCGGTGTGATCCCCCCGACGAACCCGTCCCGATCGACGTCGCGGGAATGGGACCGACGGCGGTCGAACTCGCCGGCCGATTCGCCGACGGCTGGCACGCCACCGTCTTCACGCCCGACGGGCTCCGGGACCGACTCGAGGACCTCCGTCGCGGTGCAACGCTCGGCGATCGCGATCCCGACGACGTGCGAACGACGCTGTCGGTCACGGCGTGTGCCCTCGAGGACGGCGAGCGCGCCCGCGAACTCGTCGCCGGACACGTCGCCTTCTACGTGGGTGCGATGGGAACGTACTACCGCGAGTCGCTGGCCAGACAAGGGTACGAGGACGTCGCGACCGAGATCGCGACGGCGTGGGGAAGCGGCGACCGCCAGCGGGCGAGCGCCCTCGCCGCCGAGTTGCTGGACGAACTCGGGGCCGCCGGCACGCCCGACCGGGCACGCGAGCAACTGGCGCGGTTCGAGGCGGTCGACGGCCTCGACGCGATCGCGGTGAGTTTCCCTCGCGGCGCTTCGTCCGAGGAGGTCCGGACGACGATCGAGGCGCTTGCGCCCTGA
- a CDS encoding rubrerythrin-like domain-containing protein — protein MGAHQEIEYECLQCRRRETSTNALFSTCPRCGGEMRNVTPIGN, from the coding sequence ATGGGCGCACACCAGGAGATCGAGTACGAGTGTCTCCAGTGTCGACGCCGGGAGACGTCGACGAACGCGCTTTTCAGCACCTGTCCGCGCTGCGGGGGCGAGATGCGAAACGTGACGCCGATCGGAAACTGA
- a CDS encoding Lrp/AsnC family transcriptional regulator, protein MSQREVLELLRENARYDVADIARMTDLEEDEVEAVIEELESAGVIRGYRAVVDWDKLEDERVRAEVELNVKLDRETSYGDIAERLARFPQVRALRLVSGDYDFDMEVEGDSIREVSQFISEKVAPVPEITQTVTHYIMTSYKESGVELGDGDDDDRLSISP, encoded by the coding sequence ATGAGCCAACGCGAGGTGCTCGAGTTGCTTCGGGAGAACGCGCGATACGACGTCGCGGACATCGCGCGGATGACCGACCTCGAGGAAGACGAGGTCGAGGCAGTGATCGAGGAACTCGAGTCGGCAGGCGTCATCCGGGGGTACCGGGCCGTCGTCGACTGGGACAAACTCGAGGACGAGCGCGTCCGCGCGGAGGTCGAACTCAACGTGAAACTCGACCGCGAGACGAGCTACGGCGACATCGCAGAACGGCTCGCCCGGTTCCCGCAGGTCCGTGCGCTCCGGCTGGTCAGCGGCGATTACGACTTCGACATGGAAGTCGAGGGCGACTCGATCCGCGAGGTCTCCCAGTTCATAAGCGAGAAGGTCGCGCCGGTGCCCGAGATCACACAGACGGTCACCCACTACATAATGACCTCCTACAAGGAAAGCGGGGTCGAACTCGGCGACGGCGACGACGACGACCGGCTCTCGATCTCGCCATGA
- a CDS encoding alkaline phosphatase family protein — protein MSGSTYSSDRAFVLGIDGVPWRFIERWTDAGELPNFARLREEGAAGPLESTRPPTTPLAWPSIATGVWPDKHGIYGFQNLASDYTHRMHTSRDCTQPPLWEQLSPALVGNVPMTYPPTEIDGTVVAGMMTPSTDAEFTHPPAFADEIERQIPDYQISLEYPEYADRLEEFQVAIDELLANRRELMQLLMDRTDDWQLCFFVFTAPDRLQHLIWDETTLRAHYRQLDEIVGDAIAYADDHDADLYVVSDHGFGPLERLVYVNRILEREGYLTRRDEDGTRGALASLGVSRDAVRRVLNAVGISEEQLVSMLPREFVDSVASQLPGDHELYDVDYEETTAFVHGAGSLYVNDVDRFERGIVPPEQVPRIKRELTDLLESVVDPETGEQALCVFDGDELFPTDDGSPDLVVNGRGAREIRTALTDEPFGETGTYTASHRSEGVVLCRGPAIEPGSDLRSARVVDVAPTLLHGIGEPVPSNADGRVLFDAFRDGSPPATTGVERADVSRATGGDDVDDDFSDVEDRLKGLGYME, from the coding sequence ATGAGTGGATCTACCTATTCGTCCGACCGAGCGTTCGTACTCGGAATCGACGGCGTACCGTGGCGATTCATCGAGCGATGGACCGACGCGGGCGAGTTGCCCAACTTCGCGCGGCTGCGCGAGGAGGGTGCCGCCGGCCCGCTCGAGAGCACGCGGCCGCCGACGACGCCGCTTGCCTGGCCGTCGATCGCGACCGGTGTCTGGCCGGATAAACACGGGATTTACGGCTTCCAGAATCTCGCTTCGGATTACACCCACCGAATGCACACCAGTCGGGACTGTACGCAGCCACCACTGTGGGAACAGCTCTCGCCCGCGCTGGTCGGAAACGTGCCGATGACGTATCCGCCGACCGAGATCGACGGGACCGTCGTCGCCGGAATGATGACGCCGTCGACGGACGCGGAGTTTACCCACCCGCCGGCGTTCGCCGACGAGATCGAGCGGCAGATTCCCGACTACCAGATCAGCCTCGAGTACCCCGAGTACGCCGACCGCCTCGAGGAGTTTCAGGTCGCGATCGACGAGCTACTCGCGAACCGACGCGAACTCATGCAATTGCTGATGGACCGGACCGACGACTGGCAGCTGTGTTTCTTCGTGTTCACCGCACCCGATCGCCTCCAGCACCTGATCTGGGACGAGACGACGCTCCGTGCACACTACCGCCAGCTCGACGAGATCGTCGGCGACGCTATCGCCTACGCCGACGACCACGACGCCGACCTCTACGTCGTCTCCGACCACGGCTTCGGTCCGCTCGAGCGACTCGTCTACGTCAACCGGATCCTCGAGCGTGAGGGCTACCTGACACGTCGCGACGAGGACGGAACCCGTGGCGCGCTCGCGAGTCTCGGCGTCTCGCGGGACGCCGTCAGGCGCGTGTTGAACGCGGTTGGCATCTCCGAAGAACAACTCGTCTCGATGCTGCCACGGGAGTTCGTCGACTCCGTCGCCAGCCAGCTACCGGGCGATCACGAGCTCTACGACGTCGACTACGAGGAGACGACGGCGTTCGTCCACGGAGCGGGTTCGCTGTACGTCAACGACGTCGACCGCTTCGAGCGCGGGATCGTTCCACCCGAGCAGGTGCCACGGATCAAACGGGAGCTTACCGACCTGCTCGAGTCCGTCGTCGATCCGGAAACGGGCGAGCAGGCGCTGTGTGTCTTCGACGGCGACGAGCTGTTTCCGACCGACGACGGCTCGCCGGATCTGGTCGTCAACGGTCGCGGCGCCCGCGAGATCCGGACCGCCCTCACCGACGAGCCGTTCGGCGAGACGGGAACGTACACTGCGAGTCACCGAAGCGAAGGCGTCGTGCTCTGTCGGGGGCCTGCGATCGAACCCGGCAGCGACCTCCGGAGCGCTCGCGTCGTCGACGTCGCCCCCACGCTGTTACACGGCATCGGCGAACCTGTCCCCTCGAACGCCGACGGGCGCGTGCTGTTCGACGCGTTCCGTGACGGCTCGCCCCCGGCGACCACCGGCGTCGAACGCGCCGACGTCTCGCGCGCGACGGGAGGCGACGACGTCGACGACGACTTCTCGGACGTCGAGGATCGGCTGAAGGGACTCGGCTACATGGAGTAA
- a CDS encoding aminotransferase class I/II-fold pyridoxal phosphate-dependent enzyme produces MTLEPSERVQAVPPSGIRRFFEIAEERDDVISLGVGEPDFATPWAARDAAITSLEQGKTSYTANRGMRELREAIAEYVADRFDLGYDPDEEILVTAGASEAVDLAFRAFVDPGDTVAIAQPSYISYEPGVIFAGGEALPVPTFEEDDFRLTVDALADAGAAEADALVLCYPNNPTGAIMPEDDLEPIADFAREHDLTVFSDEIYAELTYEGEHTSIATFEGMRERTVVFNGFSKAYAMTGLRLGYALAPADAIAAMNRIHQYGMLSAPTTAQHAALEALASCDDDVEEMVSQYDRRRRFVLSRFSEIGMPCFEAKGAFYVFPEVPEGWTASEFAEDLLHEQGVAAVPGDVFGDGGAGHLRVSYATGLADLREALARIEAFLEDHA; encoded by the coding sequence ATGACGCTCGAGCCGTCCGAGCGTGTCCAGGCGGTTCCGCCGTCGGGTATCCGTCGCTTCTTCGAGATTGCCGAAGAACGCGACGACGTTATCTCGCTGGGCGTCGGCGAACCCGACTTCGCGACGCCGTGGGCCGCCCGCGACGCTGCGATCACCTCTCTCGAGCAGGGCAAGACCTCCTACACCGCGAACCGTGGCATGCGCGAGCTCCGGGAGGCGATCGCAGAGTACGTCGCCGACCGATTCGATCTGGGCTATGACCCCGACGAGGAGATCCTCGTCACCGCGGGCGCGAGCGAGGCCGTCGACCTGGCGTTCCGGGCGTTCGTCGATCCCGGCGACACCGTCGCGATCGCCCAGCCGTCGTACATCTCCTACGAGCCCGGCGTCATCTTCGCCGGCGGCGAGGCGCTGCCGGTGCCGACGTTCGAGGAAGACGACTTTCGGCTCACCGTCGACGCCCTCGCCGACGCCGGCGCGGCCGAGGCCGACGCGCTCGTGCTCTGTTATCCGAACAACCCGACGGGTGCGATCATGCCCGAAGACGACCTCGAGCCGATCGCCGACTTCGCCCGCGAGCACGACCTGACGGTCTTTTCCGACGAGATCTACGCCGAACTCACCTACGAGGGCGAACACACCTCGATCGCGACGTTCGAGGGGATGCGCGAACGCACCGTCGTCTTCAACGGCTTCTCGAAGGCCTACGCGATGACCGGCCTGCGGCTGGGCTATGCGCTCGCCCCCGCCGACGCGATCGCCGCGATGAACCGCATCCACCAGTACGGCATGCTTTCTGCGCCGACGACCGCCCAGCACGCCGCCCTCGAGGCGCTTGCCTCCTGTGACGACGACGTCGAGGAGATGGTCTCCCAGTACGACCGTCGCCGCCGGTTCGTTCTCTCGCGCTTTTCCGAGATCGGCATGCCCTGTTTCGAGGCCAAAGGCGCCTTCTACGTCTTCCCCGAGGTACCCGAGGGCTGGACCGCATCGGAGTTCGCCGAGGACCTGCTGCACGAACAGGGCGTCGCGGCCGTCCCTGGTGACGTCTTCGGCGACGGCGGCGCCGGCCACCTCCGGGTGTCCTATGCGACGGGGCTTGCCGACCTCCGGGAGGCGCTGGCTCGCATCGAGGCGTTCCTCGAGGACCACGCCTGA
- the mutS gene encoding DNA mismatch repair protein MutS, with translation MDPACGPPEEMAEKRDELTPMMRQYHDLCARYDDAIVLFQVGDFYETFCGAAERTARLLELTLTSREDSTGEYPMTGIPIDNAESYIEGLLEAGYRVAVADQVQDPAETTGVVDRAVTRVITPGTLTEDELLASDDNNFVAAVARDGDELGLAVLDVSTGDFLATSATDARTIVDELSRFDPAEALLGPDVSSELLPDDVVVSPYDQTAFDRELADEYVTAYLGDSDATLASAVERRVCGALLAYAEYARGGVSEDEPADAGERDPSDADGPTEDSRLEYITHLRRYDPREYLLLDSVAVDSLELFEPRTVRGTEEATLVGVLDETASALGGRTLRDWLRRPLLEPDAIEARLDAVAELTTAVRTREELHELLCEVYDLERLIGRISRERANARDLRSLQDTLAVVPDVRELLTDAESDRLEQLHAELDPLDDVRELIDRAVVENPPMEITDGGVIAEGYDDNLDALRETAREGKRWIDDLEERERERTGIDSLKVGHNSVHGYYIEVTNPNLEAVPENYERRQTLKNSERFVTPELKAREDEIVSAEGRADEYEYELFREVRSDVADEVERVQALAEALSALDAFVSLATVAARYDYCRPEIREHGDGGLGLEIDIEDGRHPVVERTQSSFVPNGAAFAPDRRLAIITGPNMSGKSTYMRQVALIVLLAQVGSFVPARAASITPVDRIFTRVGASDDIAGGRSTFMVEMDELATILEEADERSLVVLDEVGRGTSTADGMAIAGAMAEHLHDEVGATTLFATHHHPLTELADDLEAAVRLHFAASQDDGEVVFSHVLEPGAADGSYGIEVATAAGVPGPVLERARELVADHADDDPETALATSVAASDGGSPTSHSGELDDLAAVASELRELELAHMTPVEAMTALDRLKRLLEE, from the coding sequence ATGGATCCGGCGTGTGGCCCGCCCGAAGAGATGGCCGAGAAACGCGACGAGCTGACGCCGATGATGCGCCAGTATCACGACCTCTGTGCGCGTTATGACGACGCGATCGTCCTCTTTCAGGTCGGGGACTTCTATGAAACCTTCTGTGGTGCGGCCGAACGCACCGCTCGCCTGCTCGAACTCACCCTCACGAGTCGCGAGGACTCGACGGGCGAGTACCCGATGACGGGGATCCCGATCGACAACGCCGAGTCCTACATCGAGGGGCTGCTCGAGGCGGGGTATCGCGTCGCGGTCGCGGACCAGGTTCAGGATCCAGCGGAGACGACGGGCGTCGTCGACCGTGCCGTGACGCGGGTGATCACGCCCGGGACGCTCACGGAGGACGAACTGCTCGCGAGCGACGACAACAACTTCGTGGCGGCGGTCGCCCGCGACGGGGACGAGCTCGGACTCGCCGTGCTCGACGTCTCCACCGGCGACTTCCTCGCGACGAGTGCGACCGACGCGAGGACGATCGTCGACGAACTCAGCCGGTTCGATCCCGCCGAGGCACTCCTGGGACCGGACGTCTCGAGCGAGCTGTTGCCCGATGACGTCGTGGTGTCGCCGTACGACCAGACCGCGTTCGATCGCGAGCTGGCCGACGAGTACGTCACGGCCTACCTCGGCGATTCTGACGCGACCCTCGCGAGCGCGGTCGAGCGTCGTGTCTGTGGCGCGTTGCTCGCCTACGCGGAGTACGCTCGCGGCGGCGTCAGCGAGGACGAACCGGCCGACGCGGGCGAACGCGATCCGTCCGACGCCGACGGTCCGACGGAAGACAGCCGCCTCGAGTACATCACCCACCTCCGGCGGTACGATCCCCGGGAGTACCTGCTGCTCGATTCGGTCGCCGTCGACAGTCTCGAGCTGTTCGAACCCCGCACCGTCCGGGGGACCGAGGAGGCGACGCTCGTCGGCGTCCTCGACGAGACGGCAAGCGCACTCGGCGGACGCACACTCAGAGACTGGCTCCGTCGGCCGCTGCTCGAGCCCGACGCGATCGAAGCCAGACTCGACGCCGTCGCCGAGTTGACGACTGCAGTCCGGACTCGCGAGGAGCTTCACGAACTGTTGTGTGAGGTCTACGACCTCGAGCGCCTCATCGGCCGGATCTCCCGCGAGCGGGCGAACGCCCGCGATCTCAGATCGCTGCAGGATACCCTCGCCGTCGTCCCCGACGTCCGCGAACTGCTCACAGACGCCGAGAGCGACCGTCTCGAGCAGCTTCACGCCGAGCTCGACCCCCTCGACGACGTCCGGGAGCTGATCGACCGGGCGGTCGTCGAGAATCCGCCGATGGAGATCACCGACGGTGGGGTGATCGCGGAGGGGTACGACGACAACCTGGACGCGCTTCGGGAGACCGCCCGCGAGGGCAAACGCTGGATCGACGACCTCGAGGAACGCGAACGCGAGCGAACCGGCATCGACTCGCTGAAGGTCGGCCACAACTCCGTTCACGGCTACTACATCGAGGTGACGAACCCGAACCTCGAGGCGGTCCCCGAGAACTACGAGCGCCGACAGACGCTGAAAAACTCAGAACGGTTCGTCACGCCCGAGCTCAAAGCGCGGGAGGACGAGATCGTCAGCGCGGAGGGACGAGCCGACGAGTACGAGTACGAGCTGTTTCGGGAGGTCCGGAGCGACGTCGCCGACGAGGTTGAACGCGTCCAGGCGCTGGCCGAGGCGCTTTCGGCGCTCGATGCGTTCGTCTCGCTCGCGACGGTCGCTGCCCGGTACGACTACTGTCGTCCCGAGATCCGTGAACACGGGGACGGCGGCCTCGGCCTCGAGATCGACATCGAAGACGGTCGCCACCCCGTCGTCGAGCGCACCCAGTCCTCGTTCGTCCCGAACGGTGCCGCCTTCGCGCCCGACCGCCGACTCGCCATCATCACGGGTCCGAACATGTCCGGGAAGTCGACGTACATGCGCCAGGTCGCGTTGATCGTCCTCCTCGCCCAGGTCGGCAGTTTCGTTCCGGCGCGTGCGGCGTCGATCACGCCCGTCGACCGGATCTTCACCCGCGTCGGGGCCAGCGACGACATCGCCGGCGGACGCTCGACGTTCATGGTCGAGATGGACGAGCTCGCGACCATCCTCGAGGAAGCCGACGAGCGGTCACTCGTCGTGCTCGACGAGGTCGGCCGTGGCACCTCGACGGCCGACGGCATGGCGATCGCGGGCGCGATGGCCGAACACCTCCACGACGAGGTGGGGGCGACGACGCTGTTTGCCACCCACCACCACCCCCTGACCGAACTCGCCGACGACCTCGAGGCCGCCGTCCGGCTGCACTTCGCGGCGAGCCAGGACGACGGCGAGGTCGTCTTCAGCCACGTACTCGAGCCCGGCGCGGCCGACGGCTCCTACGGCATCGAGGTGGCGACGGCCGCCGGCGTCCCCGGACCGGTTCTCGAGCGCGCTCGAGAGCTCGTCGCCGATCACGCCGACGACGATCCCGAAACGGCCCTGGCAACGTCGGTAGCGGCCTCCGACGGCGGCTCGCCTACCTCTCACTCGGGCGAACTCGACGATCTCGCGGCCGTCGCGAGCGAACTCCGCGAACTCGAACTCGCCCACATGACGCCCGTCGAAGCGATGACCGCGCTCGATCGGCTGAAACGGCTGCTCGAGGAGTGA
- a CDS encoding potassium channel family protein, which yields MALWRSRRTLNYLALVALTTAVFTVAYNLGMAIWEGRPQSLIRSLEVVFQSFTTTGYGQDAPWETFQMNVLVIAMQLAGIGLIVAAIQAFAVPLIRAAFEASPPTEAVAVENHVVVCGYTPRTEAFTTELASRDYEFVVVESDDETATELYESGIDVVHGDPESVDVLERAGTERATAVVADAADDENASIVLSAREVDGDVRIVTVVEDEELAAYHRIAGADEVLSPRQLLGQSLAERVPTAVTTAADERVELGEDLELVEVSITGRCELCGRSVAECRLQDRFGVTVVGAWLDGEFVSPVGPDLELDAGTRLLAAGDPDGVDDLRSTALSTVRELSPREVLIAGYGESGAAAVEAFADTSSAVTVLDVEDRPGVDVVGDARDPETLQEAGVEDADAVIVTVGDDTTAIFTTLIVRDLNPDVDVFVRAVQEEDVAKLYRAGADDVQSLATVSGRMLAATVFEDEAALGFDKQIRVVTTPAGELAGRTIVDADVRNETGATVLAIVRDDEVRTEFDPDTLELVVEDELVLAGTDESVSRFERQFV from the coding sequence ATGGCGCTGTGGCGGTCCCGTCGTACTCTCAACTACCTCGCGCTGGTCGCGCTGACGACGGCGGTCTTTACGGTCGCGTACAATCTCGGTATGGCGATCTGGGAGGGGCGTCCCCAGTCGTTGATTCGCTCTCTCGAGGTCGTCTTCCAGAGTTTCACGACGACGGGGTACGGCCAGGACGCCCCCTGGGAGACGTTCCAGATGAACGTGCTGGTGATCGCGATGCAACTGGCCGGGATCGGGCTGATCGTGGCGGCGATACAGGCATTCGCCGTTCCGCTGATCCGGGCTGCCTTCGAGGCGTCGCCGCCGACCGAAGCGGTCGCCGTCGAGAACCACGTCGTGGTCTGTGGTTACACGCCCCGGACCGAGGCGTTCACGACGGAGCTGGCATCTCGAGACTACGAGTTCGTCGTCGTCGAATCCGACGATGAGACGGCGACCGAGCTTTACGAGTCCGGGATCGACGTCGTCCACGGCGACCCCGAATCCGTCGACGTCCTCGAGCGGGCAGGGACCGAACGGGCGACGGCGGTCGTCGCGGACGCGGCGGACGACGAGAACGCGAGCATCGTGCTCTCGGCCAGGGAAGTCGACGGGGACGTCCGGATTGTCACGGTCGTCGAGGACGAAGAGCTGGCCGCCTATCATCGGATCGCGGGTGCCGACGAGGTGCTCTCACCACGCCAGCTACTCGGTCAGAGCCTCGCGGAACGGGTGCCGACGGCCGTGACGACCGCGGCCGACGAACGCGTCGAACTCGGCGAGGACCTCGAGCTAGTCGAGGTCTCCATCACGGGCAGATGTGAGCTCTGTGGCCGGTCCGTCGCCGAGTGTCGCCTCCAGGACCGGTTCGGAGTGACGGTCGTCGGCGCCTGGCTCGACGGCGAGTTCGTGAGTCCGGTCGGTCCCGACCTCGAGCTAGACGCCGGCACCCGACTGCTCGCCGCCGGCGATCCGGACGGCGTCGACGATCTCCGATCGACGGCGCTGTCGACGGTTCGCGAGCTGTCGCCTCGGGAGGTGCTGATCGCCGGCTACGGCGAGTCGGGGGCAGCAGCCGTCGAGGCGTTCGCCGACACGAGTTCGGCGGTGACCGTTCTCGACGTCGAGGACCGGCCGGGCGTGGACGTGGTCGGAGACGCCCGCGATCCCGAGACGTTACAGGAAGCCGGCGTCGAGGACGCCGACGCGGTGATCGTCACCGTCGGCGACGACACGACTGCGATCTTCACCACGCTGATCGTCCGGGATCTGAACCCGGACGTCGACGTCTTCGTCCGGGCGGTCCAGGAGGAGGACGTGGCAAAACTCTACCGGGCGGGCGCAGATGACGTCCAGTCGCTGGCGACGGTCAGCGGCCGCATGCTGGCCGCGACTGTCTTCGAAGACGAGGCAGCGCTCGGGTTCGACAAGCAGATCCGGGTGGTGACGACGCCCGCCGGCGAACTGGCGGGACGAACGATCGTCGACGCCGACGTCCGCAACGAGACCGGCGCGACCGTTCTCGCCATCGTCAGAGATGACGAGGTGCGTACGGAGTTCGATCCCGACACGCTCGAGCTCGTGGTCGAGGACGAACTCGTACTGGCCGGCACCGACGAGAGCGTGAGTCGATTCGAGCGCCAGTTCGTCTGA
- a CDS encoding polysaccharide deacetylase family protein, whose protein sequence is MGSVVVSLDAELGWGFHDLADPPTDRIENARRGWQTLLELFERFEVPATWAVVGHLMLETCNGEHADHPAPDGWFERERTSWRDREDLRFGPDLVRAVLASDVEHELGCHSFSHVLFGEADTSSDLARAELRRCHELAAEWGLELESFVYPRNDVGHREALSEAGIRAYRGSTPTPEGVRGVLGTLAGQSLLVEPHVDEYGLVNVPASTFLFGFEGPIRTVAESVWEDPMVATARRGIDQATANDGVYHLWLHPNNLVDDRDRERMRAVLAYLARRRDETDLTVETMGEVARRVQNDSSVDGGSPVRRPVSR, encoded by the coding sequence ATGGGAAGTGTAGTGGTCTCGCTGGATGCCGAACTCGGCTGGGGGTTTCACGATCTCGCGGATCCGCCGACCGACCGCATCGAGAACGCACGCCGAGGGTGGCAGACGCTGCTCGAGCTGTTCGAGCGGTTCGAGGTGCCGGCGACCTGGGCCGTCGTCGGTCACCTCATGCTCGAGACGTGCAACGGTGAACACGCCGACCACCCGGCACCGGACGGCTGGTTCGAACGCGAACGAACGAGCTGGCGCGACCGCGAAGATCTGCGATTCGGTCCCGACCTCGTCCGGGCAGTGCTCGCATCGGACGTCGAACACGAACTTGGCTGTCACTCCTTCTCGCACGTCCTCTTCGGCGAGGCAGACACCTCGAGCGACCTCGCTCGCGCCGAACTCAGACGCTGTCACGAGCTCGCCGCCGAGTGGGGCCTCGAGCTCGAGTCGTTCGTCTATCCGCGAAACGACGTCGGTCACCGCGAAGCACTTTCGGAGGCAGGGATCAGGGCGTACCGAGGGTCGACACCGACGCCCGAGGGCGTTCGTGGCGTACTCGGAACGCTCGCCGGCCAGTCGTTGCTGGTCGAGCCCCACGTCGACGAGTACGGACTCGTGAACGTACCGGCGTCGACGTTTCTGTTCGGGTTCGAGGGACCGATCCGGACCGTCGCGGAGTCCGTCTGGGAGGATCCGATGGTGGCGACGGCGCGTCGGGGCATCGACCAGGCGACGGCAAACGACGGCGTCTATCACCTGTGGCTCCACCCGAACAACCTCGTCGACGACCGCGACCGCGAGCGCATGCGTGCGGTTCTCGCGTACCTCGCCCGACGGCGGGACGAGACCGATCTCACGGTCGAGACGATGGGCGAGGTGGCTCGCCGGGTCCAGAACGACTCGAGCGTTGACGGTGGATCTCCCGTCCGTCGACCCGTCTCGCGGTGA